The Achromobacter pestifer genome includes a region encoding these proteins:
- a CDS encoding Bug family tripartite tricarboxylate transporter substrate binding protein, producing MKIRTILATLTAAMLPFAAGAQNASTRIIVPFAAGGATDTVARSLASRLSQIWNQPVVVENKPGAAGTIGARQVAAAPPDGRTLLIVASGHAINELVHEKLPYRTVEDFTAVAQVVDVPNVLLVPKNSPYGNVMELVAASKADPKLLSYGTSGMGTSVHLSGELFKSMSGANLEAVFFKGGAESLTNVIGGHVPLSFNTVPGAKEQIDGGNVRAIAVTSGTRVPVLSSVPTIAESGVPGYDVSTWFGILGPKGMDSAQVRQINADIRTAMTTPDIARQLGERGMIIRVGTPSEFDQLIRDEISKWRPVVEQLGLRGKN from the coding sequence ATGAAGATCAGGACCATTCTTGCAACATTGACCGCCGCCATGCTGCCGTTTGCCGCGGGCGCGCAGAACGCTTCGACCCGCATCATCGTGCCGTTCGCGGCGGGAGGGGCGACCGACACCGTCGCGCGCAGCCTGGCTTCCCGGCTCTCCCAGATCTGGAATCAGCCGGTAGTCGTGGAGAACAAGCCGGGCGCGGCGGGCACCATCGGGGCGCGGCAGGTGGCGGCAGCGCCGCCCGATGGCCGCACGCTGCTGATCGTGGCCAGCGGGCATGCGATCAATGAACTGGTGCATGAGAAGCTTCCGTATCGGACGGTCGAGGACTTTACGGCTGTCGCGCAAGTGGTCGACGTGCCGAATGTGCTGTTGGTTCCGAAGAACAGTCCCTACGGGAACGTCATGGAGCTGGTGGCCGCATCGAAAGCCGATCCAAAGCTGTTGTCCTATGGCACCTCCGGCATGGGAACGTCGGTGCATCTGTCGGGCGAACTGTTCAAGTCGATGAGCGGCGCAAACCTGGAGGCTGTTTTCTTCAAGGGGGGTGCGGAGTCTCTCACCAATGTCATCGGCGGGCACGTGCCCCTCAGTTTCAATACGGTTCCTGGCGCGAAGGAGCAGATTGATGGCGGCAATGTCCGGGCTATCGCCGTGACGTCCGGTACGCGAGTGCCTGTGCTGAGTAGCGTGCCGACCATCGCCGAGTCCGGCGTGCCAGGCTATGACGTCAGCACCTGGTTTGGCATTCTGGGCCCCAAAGGCATGGATTCCGCCCAGGTCCGCCAGATCAACGCCGATATCCGCACCGCCATGACCACCCCTGATATCGCCAGGCAGTTAGGCGAGAGGGGAATGATCATCAGGGTTGGAACGCCCTCGGAGTTCGATCAGCTGATCCGTGACGAAATCAGCAAGTGGCGGCCGGTGGTCGAACAACTGGGTTTGCGCGGCAAGAACTGA